The following are from one region of the Impatiens glandulifera unplaced genomic scaffold, dImpGla2.1, whole genome shotgun sequence genome:
- the LOC124917893 gene encoding elastin-like has translation MGLAMGVGCAIGGVGVEVGAMGLALGLGCAVVGVGAMGLAMGLGCAVVGVGVGVVAMGLAMGGVGIGVGAMGLALGLGCAVVGVGVGVGGMGLALGLGCAIGGVLHFACVLALLFFKVLVGRVLLLARAVVVVLAFGVGWGVGFGGGGECVLIGWGRWIGVGRVVGRKGVAFRLGGGFCVGKQTNLRSANLTDRIQSKGMTFDSMVAVELTGRRHKA, from the exons ATGGGGTTGGCTATGGGTGTGGGTTGTGcaattggaggggttggggttgaGGTTGGAgcaatggggttggctttgggtttgggGTGTGCAGTTGTAGGGGTTGGAGCAATGGGGTTGGCTATGGGTTTGGGGTGTGCAGTTGTaggggttggggttggggttGTAGCAATGGGGTTGGCTATGG GAGGGGTTGGGATTGGGGTTGGAgcaatggggttggctttgggtttgggGTGTGCAGTTGTaggggttggggttggggttggaggaatggggttggctttgggtttgggTTGTGCAATTGGAGGGGTGTTGCATTTTGCTTGTGTGTTGGCTTTGCTGTTTTTTAAGGTGTTGGTAGGAAGGGTGCTGTTGTTGGCTAGGGCTGTTGTAGTGGTGTTggcttt TGGTGTTGGATGGGGTGTTGGTTTCGGTGGTGGGGGTGAATGTGTTCTTATTGGATGGGGCCGTTGGATTGGTGTTGGCAGGGTTGTTGGTAGGAAGGGTGTTGCCTTTCGCTTGGGTGGTGGCTTCTGTGTTggg AAGCAAACAAATCTTCGATCTGCCAATCTaacagatcgtatccaatctaaaGGAATGACATTTGATTCGATGGTAGCGGTTGAATTGACTGGCCGTCGTCACAAAGCctga